From a single Silene latifolia isolate original U9 population chromosome 6, ASM4854445v1, whole genome shotgun sequence genomic region:
- the LOC141587694 gene encoding uncharacterized protein LOC141587694, whose protein sequence is MGVEKMYVTVYTLSDQQWADRDNDLNIDCLSPKHLFPPYYFCDGAAHWLGKDPYEDTSNQDDKPTHLVSLDFDTESFTFLELPHALDGVDTISRSLFLLGESLATFCISSVCLKIWVLKQQNGKREWTLWFSGPSSSDGFNLFNFMESKTSRVLYCESDGGRLIYEKKSYNITTCQVQVLGKSMSRYVELVKYSESLVLCNRDGTEDMPFALNVLHLVAVGIICLLLLMSEMMVA, encoded by the exons ATGGGTGTAGAGAAGATGTATGTTACGGTTTACACACTCAGCGATCAGCAATGGGCTGATAGGGATAATGACCTCAACATTGACTGTTTGTCCCCTAAGCATTTGTTTCCGCCCTATTATTTTTGTGACGGGGCAGCTCACTGGCTTGGAAAGGATCCATACGAGGATACTAGTAATCAAGATGATAAACCAACTCATCTTGTTTCCCTGGATTTTGATACGGAAAGTTTCACCTTTTTGGAACTGCCACATGCGTTGGATGGAGTAGATACTATTTCAAGGTCTTTGTTTCTTCTTGGAGAGTCACTAGCGACTTTCTGTATTTCTTCCGTTTGTTTAAAAATATGGGTGTTGAAACAGCAGAACGGAAAGAGGGAATGGACTCTATGGTTTTCAGGTCCTTCAAGTAGTGATGGTTTTAACTTGTTTAATTTCATGGAATCGAAAACAAGTAGGGTATTATATTGTGAGAGTGATGGTGGTCGTCTTATTTATGAGAAAAAATCCTATAATATTACTACTTGCCAAGTGCAGGTACTTGGAAAATCTATGAGCCGTTATGTAGAACTGGTAAAGTATTCTGAGAGCTTGGTGTTGTGCAATAGAGACGGAACTGAGGATATG CCTTTTGCCTTGAATGTCCTCCATCTTGTAGCTGTTGGTATCATATGTTTGTTGCTGCTTATGTCAGAAATGATGGTGGCCTGA
- the LOC141587695 gene encoding putative F-box protein At5g47300, translating into MQKMKGRKKMKSSSNSTLISEFRYIPTELCTQILANLPAKTVLRFRCVCKSWCSIIDNHDFVTQHRNLCKINSVSSKLLLSFEGLGRYGRKGCLLTVRHADALRKTDQILKSSQRYHLNGSCNELLLIRGLTGLGERNPLMLWNPCIRKSLSIPLPPLLSSSGGGVVYAFGFAPNSNDYKVIAISSDWSQADGPSMCFAVYMLSNQEWSLRNDGFNISHPYYSRMFSQYRSPQTGFNFQGALYWIGYDPNRDGNVADCSTHLVSLDFDLEKFNYMELPFASDDKGAVRLPFRLRESLAVFLYFFCEIQHMGAGRGQWNRGMDPKILRTVKF; encoded by the coding sequence ATGCAGAAAATGAAGGGCAGAAAGAAGATGAAATCTTCATCAAATTCGACCCTTATTTCCGAATTCAGGTACATACCAACTGAACTTTGTACCCAAATTCTGGCAAATTTACCAGCCAAAACCGTGTTAAGATTTAGGTGCGTATGTAAATCTTGGTGCTCCATTATTGATAATCATGATTTCGTTACCCAGCATCGTAATCTTTGCAAAATCAATTCCGTGAGTAGTAAATTGTTACTATCCTTCGAAGGGCTGGGTCGGTATGGGCGGAAAGGATGTTTGTTGACAGTTCGTCACGCTGACGCACTTCGTAAAACTGATCAAATTTTAAAGAGTTCGCAAAGGTATCATCTAAATGGGAGCTGTAATGAGTTGCTGTTAATTCGCGGCTTAACTGGTCTTGGAGAACGAAACCCGTTGATGCTGTGGAACCCTTGTATTAGAAAGTCGTTGTCAATTCCCCTTCCTCCATTATTGTCGTCCTCTGGCGGCGGAGTCGTGTATGCATTTGGGTTTGCACCTAACAGTAACGATTATAAAGTCATTGCTATCTCATCAGATTGGAGTCAGGCCGATGGTCCGAGTATGTGTTTTGCAGTTTATATGCTTAGTAATCAAGAATGGTCTCTCAGAAATGATGGCTTCAATATCTCTCATCCGTACTATAGCCGTATGTTTTCGCAATATCGTTCTCCCCAAACGGGTTTTAACTTTCAAGGAGCATTATATTGGATTGGTTATGACCCAAATCGGGATGGTAACGTTGCTGATTGTTCAACTCATTTAGTTTCTCTGGACTTTGATTTGGAAAAATTCAACTACATGGAACTGCCATTTGCTTCAGACGATAAGGGAGCCGTAAGACTTCCTTTTCGTCTAAGGGAGTCACTAGCGGTTTTCTTGTATTTCTTCTGTGAAATCCAGCATATGGGCGCTGGAAGGGGACAGTGGAACCGGGGTATGGACCCCAAGATTCTCAGGACTGTCAAGTTCTGA